One stretch of Eretmochelys imbricata isolate rEreImb1 chromosome 1, rEreImb1.hap1, whole genome shotgun sequence DNA includes these proteins:
- the TCP11L2 gene encoding T-complex protein 11-like protein 2 isoform X1, translated as MPLNDDQNSDFDSSRLSESTASSSDSEYSRQSFTSDSSSKPSSPASTSPPKTVTFDELMAAARNLSNLTLAHEIAVNENFHMEHVDLPQNSSLEGRVKQIVHKAFWDHLESELNEDPPEYHHAIKLFEEIKETLLSFLTPGANRIRNQICEVLDADLIRQQAEHDAVDILGLANYVINTMGKLCAPIRDDDIKQLKATVNIVELFRQIFHVLDLMKMDMVNYTIQNIRPQLQRNLVDYERTKFQEILEETPSALDLTTEWIKESVKDELLSVSCETSSSPGADGSSKPNLSPTLVLNNGYLKLLQWDYQKKAIPETLITDEVRLQKLKEKLNELQIIACVSLITSNMVGPAIVGLPDFADKLKRISAVLLEGMNKEKFDLKEALNTIGVQICSEVNRSLSERGFPTLNMEIQNSLVGQICSIVEEENPISSLIDKRIQLYMKSLLTLPGIQKCMPMIPGGLAVIQVEIESIGSQYASIVNFNKQVYGPFYANILRKLLFSEAPMGKTETGDSTN; from the exons ATGCCCCTCAATGATGACCAgaacagtgattttgattcttcaaGGCTATCTGAAAGCACAGCTTCTTCCAGTGACTCTGAATATTCAAGGCAGAGTTTTACTAGTGACTCTTCAAGCAAACCCAGCTCCCCCGCTT CAACAAGCCCTCCAAAAACTGTTACATTTGATGAATTGATGGCTGCTGCAAGAAACTTGTCAAATTTGACTCTAGCTCATGAAATTGCTGTAAATGAAAACTTTCACATGGAACATGTAGACCTCCCACAGAACAG CAGTTTGGAGGGTAGAGTGAAACAAATTGTACATAAGGCATTCTGGGATCATTTGGAGTCAGAACTGAATGAAGATCCTCCAGAATATCATCATGCTATCAAGCTCTTTGAAGAAATTAAGGAG actcttctttcctttttaactCCTGGAGCGAACAGGATTCGAAACCAAATCTGTGAAGTCCTGGATGCAGATCTTATAAGACAGCAGGCTGAGCATGATGCTGTTGACATTCTTGGGCTAGCTAACTATGTCATCAACACTATGGGGAAATTATGTGCTCCAATAAGAGATGATGATATAAAACAGTTAAAAGCAACTGTCAATATTGTAGAATTGTTCAG ACAAATATTCCATGTTCTGGACCTTATGAAAATGGATATGGTTAATTATACCATTCAAAATATTAGACCACAGCTTCAGCGTAACTTGGTGGACTATGAAAGAACAAAATTCCAAGAAATTCTTGAAGAAACACCAA GTGCTCTGGATCTAACAACAGAGTGGATAAAGGAGTCAGTAAAAGATGAATTGTTGTCTGTTTCTTGTGAAACCTCTTCATCCCCTGGTGCTGATGGTAGCTCTAAACCAAATCTCAGTCCTACTCTGGTGCTAAACAATGGCTACTTGAAACTGTTACAGTGGGATTATCAGAAAAAAGCAATTCCAGAG ACGTTAATAACAGATGAAGTTCGTCTTCAGAAGTTGAAAGAGAAGCTGAATGAGTTACAGATTATAGCCTGTGTATCTCTTATAACTAGCAATATGGTAGGCCCAGCTATTGTGGGCTTACCTGATTTTGCTGACAAATTAAAAAGGATTTCAGCTGTTCTGCTGGAAGGGATGAACAAGGA aaaattTGATTTGAAGGAGGCTCTGAATACTATAGGTGTTCAGATTTGCAGTGAGGTGAACAGGTCCCTGTCTGAGAGAGGATTTCCCACTCTTAATATGGAAATTCAAAACAGCCTAGTAGGTCAGATCTGTAGCATTGTTGAAGAAGAAAATCCCATCAGCTCCCTGATTG ATAAACGAATCCAGCTGTATATGAAAAGCCTTCTTACTCTTCCAGGCATTCAGAAATGTATGCCTATGATTCCAGGAGGCCTTGCTGTGATTCAGGTAGAGATAGAGTCTATTGGATCTCAGTATGCAAGCATTGTGAATTTTAATAAACAAGTGTATGGACCATTCTATGCAAATATTCTTCGAAAACTGCTTTTTAGTGAGGCACCAATGGGGAAAACAGAAACTGGTGATTCTACTAATTGA
- the TCP11L2 gene encoding T-complex protein 11-like protein 2 isoform X2 encodes MPLNDDQNSDFDSSRLSESTASSSDSEYSRQSFTSDSSSKPSSPASTSPPKTVTFDELMAAARNLSNLTLAHEIAVNENFHMEHVDLPQNSLEGRVKQIVHKAFWDHLESELNEDPPEYHHAIKLFEEIKETLLSFLTPGANRIRNQICEVLDADLIRQQAEHDAVDILGLANYVINTMGKLCAPIRDDDIKQLKATVNIVELFRQIFHVLDLMKMDMVNYTIQNIRPQLQRNLVDYERTKFQEILEETPSALDLTTEWIKESVKDELLSVSCETSSSPGADGSSKPNLSPTLVLNNGYLKLLQWDYQKKAIPETLITDEVRLQKLKEKLNELQIIACVSLITSNMVGPAIVGLPDFADKLKRISAVLLEGMNKEKFDLKEALNTIGVQICSEVNRSLSERGFPTLNMEIQNSLVGQICSIVEEENPISSLIDKRIQLYMKSLLTLPGIQKCMPMIPGGLAVIQVEIESIGSQYASIVNFNKQVYGPFYANILRKLLFSEAPMGKTETGDSTN; translated from the exons ATGCCCCTCAATGATGACCAgaacagtgattttgattcttcaaGGCTATCTGAAAGCACAGCTTCTTCCAGTGACTCTGAATATTCAAGGCAGAGTTTTACTAGTGACTCTTCAAGCAAACCCAGCTCCCCCGCTT CAACAAGCCCTCCAAAAACTGTTACATTTGATGAATTGATGGCTGCTGCAAGAAACTTGTCAAATTTGACTCTAGCTCATGAAATTGCTGTAAATGAAAACTTTCACATGGAACATGTAGACCTCCCACAGAACAG TTTGGAGGGTAGAGTGAAACAAATTGTACATAAGGCATTCTGGGATCATTTGGAGTCAGAACTGAATGAAGATCCTCCAGAATATCATCATGCTATCAAGCTCTTTGAAGAAATTAAGGAG actcttctttcctttttaactCCTGGAGCGAACAGGATTCGAAACCAAATCTGTGAAGTCCTGGATGCAGATCTTATAAGACAGCAGGCTGAGCATGATGCTGTTGACATTCTTGGGCTAGCTAACTATGTCATCAACACTATGGGGAAATTATGTGCTCCAATAAGAGATGATGATATAAAACAGTTAAAAGCAACTGTCAATATTGTAGAATTGTTCAG ACAAATATTCCATGTTCTGGACCTTATGAAAATGGATATGGTTAATTATACCATTCAAAATATTAGACCACAGCTTCAGCGTAACTTGGTGGACTATGAAAGAACAAAATTCCAAGAAATTCTTGAAGAAACACCAA GTGCTCTGGATCTAACAACAGAGTGGATAAAGGAGTCAGTAAAAGATGAATTGTTGTCTGTTTCTTGTGAAACCTCTTCATCCCCTGGTGCTGATGGTAGCTCTAAACCAAATCTCAGTCCTACTCTGGTGCTAAACAATGGCTACTTGAAACTGTTACAGTGGGATTATCAGAAAAAAGCAATTCCAGAG ACGTTAATAACAGATGAAGTTCGTCTTCAGAAGTTGAAAGAGAAGCTGAATGAGTTACAGATTATAGCCTGTGTATCTCTTATAACTAGCAATATGGTAGGCCCAGCTATTGTGGGCTTACCTGATTTTGCTGACAAATTAAAAAGGATTTCAGCTGTTCTGCTGGAAGGGATGAACAAGGA aaaattTGATTTGAAGGAGGCTCTGAATACTATAGGTGTTCAGATTTGCAGTGAGGTGAACAGGTCCCTGTCTGAGAGAGGATTTCCCACTCTTAATATGGAAATTCAAAACAGCCTAGTAGGTCAGATCTGTAGCATTGTTGAAGAAGAAAATCCCATCAGCTCCCTGATTG ATAAACGAATCCAGCTGTATATGAAAAGCCTTCTTACTCTTCCAGGCATTCAGAAATGTATGCCTATGATTCCAGGAGGCCTTGCTGTGATTCAGGTAGAGATAGAGTCTATTGGATCTCAGTATGCAAGCATTGTGAATTTTAATAAACAAGTGTATGGACCATTCTATGCAAATATTCTTCGAAAACTGCTTTTTAGTGAGGCACCAATGGGGAAAACAGAAACTGGTGATTCTACTAATTGA